A region of the Campylobacter cuniculorum DSM 23162 = LMG 24588 genome:
AATCACATCTTGGTCGCCTAATTCTTTTATCACAACTTTAAAATTAGGATGTTCTTTAACCCAAGCAAAAAGCAAGGTATTATCGTGTGCTACAGCATCTCCTCTTTTATCGAGTAAAGCGGCAAAAGTTTCAGTGTTTTGGTCATATTTGAGCATTTTAATGTCTGGGTAATTTTTTGTAAAATAGGCATCAGCTGTTGTTCCTTTATTGACGATTAAGGTTTTACCTTTTAAATCCTCTATACTTGAAATGTCAGAGTCATTAGGCACAGCTACACCTAATGCAACTTTCATATAAGGTAAAGCAAAATCCACTTGTTCAGCTCTTTCAGGAGTCTTAGTAAAATTCGCAAGGATGATATCCACTTTATCTGATTTTAAAAACTCAACGCGATTTGCAGCTTCAACAACCACAAATTGAACCTTATTTTCATCACCTAAAAGCTCTTTAGCAATACGTTTTGCAAAAGCCACATCATAACCTTGATTGAGTCCTTTTTCATCAATATAGCCAAAAGGAGGTTTGTCTCCAAAAACACCTATTCTCACAACACCATTTTGCTTGATTTTTTCAATGGAGCTTTTAGTTTCCATGCTAGAATCTTGACAAGCAGTTAAGAATACTGCAACAAAAATCGCAAAAATACTTAATAAAGCATTTCTCATAAACTTTTTTCCTTTCTTTAAAAGATTTGATTGATTATTATACATTAACTTGGTTAAAAATTAAGATAAAAATATTCTTAATTTTTATAAAATTTTTCTAAAGTTTAATTTTATTTTTATTTAAAAAATGAAATAATACCGCTTTGAGAAACATTATGGAGAAAATTTTTATGAAAAAATACATTTTAATGGGTTTGAGTGCTTTAATTCTTTGTGGTTGTGGAGAGAGTGTATCGCAAGAGCTTGTAAAAAGATATGAGACTATGATAAATACTAAACTTAAAGAGGGAACAAATCAGCTTAAAGAAATGTATAATGTCGAGCTTGAAATGCCAGATTTTAGTTGCAAGACTGATAAAAATTTCATTAAATGCACCAGCAATAATATAGCAATTTTTTACAAAGAACCTCGAAAAGAAAAGTATGAAATTTTTAGTATTAAAAGCATAGAATATGATTTCAATGAAATTTATAAGGGTGAAAATAAAGGATTGATTTCCATCCAAGATTATTACAATGAACTTTTCAAAGACAATAAAAAGCTTGAAACTTCATTAAATATAAAGGGTATCAGACTTTCTCAAGATGTGATTG
Encoded here:
- a CDS encoding cysteine ABC transporter substrate-binding protein; translated protein: MRNALLSIFAIFVAVFLTACQDSSMETKSSIEKIKQNGVVRIGVFGDKPPFGYIDEKGLNQGYDVAFAKRIAKELLGDENKVQFVVVEAANRVEFLKSDKVDIILANFTKTPERAEQVDFALPYMKVALGVAVPNDSDISSIEDLKGKTLIVNKGTTADAYFTKNYPDIKMLKYDQNTETFAALLDKRGDAVAHDNTLLFAWVKEHPNFKVVIKELGDQDVIAPAVKKGDKELKDFIDNLIIKLADENFFHKAYDETLKSYFSDDIKADDVVIEGGKF